In one Solanum lycopersicum chromosome 11, SLM_r2.1 genomic region, the following are encoded:
- the LOC101251739 gene encoding phosphatidylinositol 4-phosphate 5-kinase 2 — MPETLLLSSQIPEISTRRKENTKEVDEEEKEKILESATTTTTTTTPRSVIIIPRSKSQATSRRVIPTDGTICAASGTTSTSSNVGVVEKHLPNGDLYIGSFSGSSPHGSGKYLWKDGCMYEGEWKRGKASGKGKFSWPSGATFEGEFKSGRMEGSGTFIGSDGDMYKGSWSGDRKHGYGQKHYSNGDYYEGLWKRNLQDGQGRYVWKNGNEYVGEWKTGDIHGRGVLIWANGNRYDGNWEAGGPKGHGVFTWPDGSCYIGCWSKDAKNQQHQNQILNGTFYPANSRTNSHGSVKKESVDFSAKEDVLGGFFGHKLAAPLMADEDCGLLVMNMGKKRSSVDGSRGSMTERNFPRICIWESDGEAGDITCDIIDNVEASMIYRDGFGFGRDGLKQFRRNPCCFSKEEKKPGHTISKGHKNYDLMLNLQLGIRYSVGKHASILRDLKTSDFDPNEKFWTRFPPEGSKLTPPHQSTDFRWKDYCPVVFRHLRELFQVDPADYMLAICGNDALRELSSPGKSGSFFYLTQDDRFMIKTVKKSEVKVLIKMLPSYYQHVCRYENTLVTKFYGVHCVKPVGGVKTRFIVMGNMFCSEYRIHRRFDLKGSSHGRTTDKPEGEIDETTTLKDLDLNFVFRLQRNWYEELIKQIDRDCEFLEAERIMDYSLLVGLHFREDNTGEKMGLSPFLLRNGKSDSFQNEKFMRGCRFLEAELQDMDRILAGRKPLIQLGANMPARAERVARRSDFDQYTPGGFCNVPPSRGEVYEVVLYFGIIDILQDYDISKKLEHAYKSLQVDPASISAVDPKLYSKRFRNFIGRIFVEDR, encoded by the exons ATGCCGGAAACCCTTTTGTTGTCGAGTCAGATTCCTGAAATATCGACTAGAAGGAAGGAGAATACGAAGGAAGTGGATGAGGAGGAGAAAGAGAAGATTCTAGAATCAGctacgacgacgacgacgacgacgacccCGAGGTCAGTTATCATCATTCCTCGGAGCAAATCACAAGCAACATCAAGGAGAGTTATTCCGACGGATGGTACAATTTGTGCAGCGTCTGGTACAACTAGTACTAGCTCAAACGTTGGGGTAGTGGAAAAGCACCTTCCGAATGGAGATCTGTACATAGGTAGCTTCTCCGGTAGTTCGCCTCACGGATCCGGAAAGTATTTGTGGAAAGATGGGTGTATGTATGAAGGGGAGTGGAAAAGAGGTAAAGCATCTGGTAAGGGTAAGTTTTCGTGGCCATCTGGAGCTACATTTGAAGGTGAATTTAAGTCGGGGCGTATGGAGGGTTCAGGTACCTTTATTGGATCCGATGGGGATATGTACAAAGGTTCATGGTCCGGTGATCGGAAACATGGGTATGGGCAGAAACACTATAGCAACGGGGATTACTATGAAGGGCTATGGAAAAGGAATTTACAAGATGGACAAGGTAGATATGTTTGGAAGAATGGAAACGAGTATGTTGGTGAATGGAAAACTGGGGATATTCATGGTAGAGGTGTTTTGATTTGGGCAAATGGAAATAGATATGATGGAAATTGGGAAGCTGGTGGTCCTAAAGGTCATGGAGTTTTCACTTGGCCTGATGGGAGTTGTTATATTGGGTGTTGGAGTAAAGATGCTAAGAATCAGCAACATCAAAACCAAATTCTTAATGGTACTTTTTATCCAGCAAACAGTAGAACTAACAGCCACGGCTCTGTTAAGAAAGAAAGTGTTGATTTCAGTGCTAAAGAAGATGTTTTGGGGGGATTTTTTGGTCACAAGTTAGCTGCACCTTTAATGGCTGATGAAGATTGTGGGTTGCTAGTGATGAATATGGGGAAGAAGAGGTCATCCGTGGATGGATCAAGGGGAAGTATGACAGAAAGAAATTTTCCCAGAATTTGCATTTGGGAGTCGGATGGTGAAGCCGGTGACATTACTTGTGATATTATTGATAATGTAGAGGCATCCATGATTTACAGGGATGGCTTTGGGTTTGGTCGAGATGGACTTAAGCAGTTCAGGAGAAATCCTTGTTGCTTTagcaaagaagaaaagaagccAGGCCATACTATATCCAAAGGGCATAAAAATTACGATTTGATGCTCAATCTCCAGTTGGGCATTAG GTATTCGGTTGGGAAGCATGCTTCGATATTACGGGATCTTAAAACCAGTGATTTTGATCCTAACGAGAAGTTCTGGACCAGGTTTCCACCAGAAGGGTCTAAGCTTACACCCCCTCATCAATCTACTGATTTCCGTTGGAAGGATTATTGTCCGGTAGTGTTTAG ACATTTGAGAGAATTGTTCCAAGTTGATCCTGCGGATTACATGTTGGCAATTTGTGGAAATGATGCTCTGAGAGAGCTTTCTTCTCCGGGGAAGAGTGGAAGCTTCTTCTATTTGACTCAGGATGATAGGTTTATGATCAAAACTGTGAAAAAATCAGAAGTCAAG GTGCTTATTAAGATGCTTCCAAGTTACTATCAACATGTTTGTCGTTATGAAAATACCCTGGTCACAAAGTTCTACGGTGTCCATTGCGTCAAACCGGTTGGTGGTGTCAAG ACACGGTTCATTGTTATGGGCAACATGTTCTGCTCAGAATATCGTATTCACAGACGGTTTGACCTGAAAGGTTCCTCACATGGCCGCACAACAGATAAACCTGAAGGAGAAATTGATGAAACTACTACCCTCAAGGACCTTGATCTGAACTTTGTGTTCCGTCTCCAGCGAAACTGGTATGAAGAACTGATCAA ACAAATTGATCGCGATTGTGAATTTCTGGAAGCTGAGCGAATCATGGATTACAGTCTCTTGGTTGGTCTTCACTTCCGAGAGGATAATACGGGTGAAAAGATGGGTTTATCACCATTCCTCTTGCGTAATG GAAAGAGTGATTCATTCCAAAATGAGAAGTTCATGCGTGGCTGTCGTTTCCTTGAAGCTGAGCTACAAGACATGGATAGGATTCTTGCTGGCCG GAAACCCTTGATTCAGTTGGGAGCTAACATGCCTGCACGGGCAGAACGAGTGGCACGAAGGAGTGATTTTGATCAGTACACCCCCGGTGGTTTCTGTAATGTACCCCCTTCCCGTGGGGAAGTCTATGAAGTAGTCCTGTACTTTGGGATCATTGACATTCTGCAGGATTATGATATTAGTAAGAAGCTTGAGCATGCTTACAAATCGTTGCAAGTTGACCCTGCCTCAATCTCAGCTGTCGATCCAAAGCTCTATTCAAAGAGGTTTCGGAATTTCATAGGCAGAATTTTTGTTGAAGACAGGTGA